The Raoultibacter phocaeensis genome includes a window with the following:
- a CDS encoding type II toxin-antitoxin system RelE/ParE family toxin, whose product MPDPVRVVLSPTAANAIRSINSQSDYAKVRKRLRVLPYVPEMGHPYDPIYEAARPPCDVLVTYAGHYGIYYTYDEENGIIAVEYVLNQRTDPNTRFSS is encoded by the coding sequence ATGCCTGATCCTGTACGCGTTGTCCTCTCCCCTACTGCAGCAAATGCCATACGATCAATCAACTCGCAAAGCGACTATGCCAAAGTGAGGAAAAGACTTCGTGTCCTTCCCTACGTTCCCGAAATGGGTCATCCATACGACCCCATCTATGAAGCCGCAAGACCTCCTTGCGATGTACTTGTAACCTATGCAGGTCACTATGGAATCTACTACACGTATGACGAAGAAAACGGCATCATTGCCGTTGAATACGTTTTGAACCAAAGAACCGATCCAAATACAAGGTTTTCCAGTTAA
- a CDS encoding LytTR family DNA-binding domain-containing protein: protein MKEYESIDALLAAGESTNIHIECSMAVSEQVREAVEKRYANRRCAFLIYDDNGFERETVRSYLVLFARIAGHGRSSADEAIAHFGLSSLAKKHLKECTRAERKLVDIARVSLADAEACFLERPLSDLGAEGRRAALAWMAQRTEQGAVFVTTAEPLREALLMPGAAYWYEDGRFIAADVEDDAEEAEAGDVFLGDEVRICKIPAKTEGATLLLDPKDIDFVESMNKVNYVSVRGSLYQTSLTMDELESELVRFGFFRCHRSYIVNVQKVAKVERYTRNSFNLTLNDAPESSIPLAKGRADELRARFGW, encoded by the coding sequence ATGAAGGAATACGAATCGATCGACGCGCTGCTTGCGGCAGGGGAGTCGACCAACATCCACATCGAATGCAGCATGGCTGTATCGGAGCAGGTGCGCGAGGCGGTGGAGAAACGCTACGCGAACCGCCGATGCGCGTTTCTCATCTACGACGACAACGGTTTCGAGCGCGAAACGGTACGTTCATACCTTGTTTTGTTCGCGCGCATCGCGGGGCACGGGCGCTCTTCTGCGGACGAGGCTATCGCCCACTTCGGGCTTTCCTCCCTCGCGAAGAAGCATCTGAAGGAGTGTACGCGCGCCGAGCGCAAGCTCGTCGACATCGCCCGCGTGAGCCTTGCCGATGCCGAGGCGTGCTTTCTCGAGCGCCCCCTTTCCGACCTCGGCGCAGAGGGTCGGCGCGCGGCGCTCGCGTGGATGGCGCAGCGAACCGAGCAGGGGGCCGTGTTCGTCACGACCGCCGAGCCCTTGCGCGAAGCGCTGCTCATGCCCGGTGCTGCCTACTGGTACGAGGACGGCCGCTTCATCGCCGCAGACGTGGAAGACGATGCGGAAGAGGCCGAAGCGGGCGACGTGTTTCTAGGCGATGAAGTGCGCATCTGCAAGATTCCCGCCAAGACCGAAGGCGCGACGCTTTTGCTCGATCCGAAGGACATCGACTTCGTGGAAAGCATGAACAAGGTGAACTACGTGTCGGTGCGCGGCAGCCTCTACCAAACCTCGCTCACGATGGACGAGCTCGAAAGCGAGCTCGTGCGCTTCGGGTTCTTCCGCTGCCATCGCTCCTACATCGTGAACGTGCAGAAGGTGGCGAAGGTGGAACGCTACACCCGCAACAGCTTCAACCTCACGCTCAACGACGCCCCCGAATCGAGCATTCCTCTCGCGAAGGGGCGCGCCGACGAACTGCGCGCCCGGTTCGGCTGGTAG
- a CDS encoding LysR substrate-binding domain-containing protein encodes MQDFRTETFLDVCETLSYTRSAQRLNITQPAVSQHISFLESAYGTKLFRYRNRRLELTDAGKVLRDALAVMVHDERLVKELIASLSGGRRSLGIGVTMTAGEYVIAKPLARFLKQRPDLQAKIVASDTDRLLGMLRDGTLDCAFVEGFFDKNEYDWEVFCAERLVAVCAPNHRFAATPQYLEDLLGEHLLVRESGSGTRAVLEHALGARNLVPASFARTTEVTSLGIIKTLVEADYGIAFLYEPAVRMECEAGTLRIVELEDTPIAHDMTFIWLKGSFFSDEFRGLIAELEACAL; translated from the coding sequence ATGCAGGATTTTAGGACAGAGACCTTCCTTGACGTGTGCGAGACCCTGAGCTACACACGGAGCGCACAAAGGCTCAACATTACGCAGCCTGCGGTATCGCAGCATATTTCATTTCTTGAGAGCGCGTACGGCACTAAGCTGTTCAGGTACCGAAACCGACGGCTCGAGCTGACCGATGCGGGCAAGGTCTTGCGCGATGCGCTTGCGGTCATGGTGCACGATGAACGGCTGGTGAAAGAGCTTATCGCATCGCTGTCGGGTGGTCGGCGCTCGCTTGGGATCGGCGTGACGATGACCGCAGGGGAGTACGTTATCGCGAAGCCCTTGGCACGGTTTCTCAAACAGCGGCCCGATCTGCAGGCAAAAATCGTCGCGTCCGATACCGATCGGCTTCTTGGCATGCTGCGCGACGGCACGCTTGATTGCGCGTTCGTGGAGGGGTTCTTCGATAAGAACGAATACGATTGGGAAGTGTTCTGCGCCGAAAGGCTCGTGGCCGTGTGCGCACCGAACCATCGGTTTGCTGCAACGCCGCAGTATCTCGAAGATCTGCTCGGCGAGCATCTGCTGGTGCGGGAGAGTGGTTCGGGCACGCGTGCTGTGCTCGAACATGCCCTCGGCGCGCGCAACCTGGTTCCCGCCAGCTTCGCGCGTACGACCGAGGTAACGAGCTTGGGTATCATTAAGACGCTCGTAGAAGCCGATTACGGCATCGCGTTTCTTTACGAGCCGGCGGTGCGGATGGAGTGCGAAGCGGGTACGCTGCGTATCGTCGAGCTTGAAGATACGCCGATCGCCCATGACATGACGTTCATCTGGCTCAAAGGGAGCTTCTTTAGCGACGAGTTCCGCGGGCTCATCGCCGAACTCGAGGCGTGCGCTTTATAG
- a CDS encoding cell wall-binding repeat-containing protein, giving the protein MEASKGLRSPLAVLLALTLALGGSFSTIPAAYADPSADPPEGSIQQNATETDTGENASDGETGAPASEGTEGSNSQPEGGGTQEDSSNGSANAGAEGEAAPLAATEELEADEADGIDLLAVDPLGDIAVDTVDDLIDAVENAGENRTITLSASLAADMAGKNATIALNNANGYELVIDGGSQTLASAGANRFFSAANPNGGSITFKNMTLSGSGAGVTASGSAAGVVVLDNVTITGHAGAQAVGVASGTVEIKNSAITNGSRAIEGTSGNAKSIIVTNTLLKANRGDRGAALLPGANTTVTLTGCTINDNVGTSGGGYAGGAISVDQMSNVVLTVKQCYFEGNQAPMAGTFGGCGGAIAVYHSDQCKLTVVDSYFKGNMATANQTVRNDGGAISVFMNAAERSAEATIDNCVFEGNIANDDGGALLIEGVSSGSASINVNATIRNSTFVENEGKQLSTGVAGGAVQIYSKARVGFENCTFYNNVAGNGAGGAIGLSGSLAGGFLPVRPTVTVENCLFAENTGTKGTNVNNVAGWGGSGSSGFTNSGGNIGFDAGTALPTGFSAQTVFGTAAPTLQVNGCSTQVGLSSDGMVLPSLYIAPVLDSTAGLYADAAATANATAQDKRYVSRHVTKPDSGAVDIGWIRLHPNGGTWDSAVVGDYDTTRMVSASDGAGSEYTYIACDTGSNIALPGDAMFSAVPTDATLLGWGSTPTTQPGDADFHAIGDSVLGCEGDTCSVYYAVWGAPEPPEPETSLNVARLYGADRYGTSRQVSTYEREAADEDIVILASGNDYHFPDALTASSLSGYLDNAPIVLTDYSYLKEDARAAIEDELQAKHVIIIGDKYAVSDEVAAQVAALSTVEIVDRIGGVDRQETAEFIFEEIQGSASKTAIIARCNDFPDSLTISPYAAVTLSPIFLTEFGLDTLTDETKAALAAGGFERILVLGDEYAVSANAQEEARVAAGLSDSQVIRIGGDHRYETASMIAEWTTSSDREASEQLNWEKPAIARGDLHPDSLTGGALQGRDRSVILLTPTNEVGPEAHPLIAAQDGTVTEIRFFGDEYAIAHHVIKGFVNALTYDTIVWRPDDSVQIDLS; this is encoded by the coding sequence ATGGAAGCATCGAAGGGGTTGCGTTCACCGCTTGCAGTATTGCTTGCGCTGACGCTGGCTCTCGGAGGATCGTTTTCGACGATCCCCGCAGCGTATGCTGATCCGTCGGCTGACCCGCCGGAAGGATCGATTCAGCAAAACGCTACGGAAACCGATACGGGCGAAAACGCATCGGACGGCGAGACGGGAGCTCCCGCATCAGAAGGAACTGAGGGGTCAAACAGCCAGCCCGAGGGCGGCGGCACGCAGGAGGACAGCTCGAACGGTTCCGCAAACGCGGGAGCCGAGGGCGAAGCTGCGCCGCTTGCTGCAACCGAAGAGCTTGAAGCCGATGAGGCGGACGGCATCGATCTCTTAGCAGTCGATCCCCTGGGCGACATCGCGGTTGATACGGTCGACGATCTGATCGACGCCGTAGAGAACGCGGGTGAAAACCGTACGATCACGCTCTCGGCTTCGCTTGCCGCCGATATGGCGGGCAAAAACGCCACGATCGCGCTCAACAACGCGAACGGATACGAGCTGGTGATCGACGGCGGCTCGCAGACGCTCGCGAGTGCTGGCGCCAACAGGTTCTTCTCGGCTGCCAATCCGAATGGCGGCAGCATCACGTTTAAGAACATGACGCTTAGCGGATCGGGTGCAGGAGTTACCGCGAGCGGTTCGGCTGCAGGTGTGGTCGTGCTTGACAACGTGACCATTACCGGCCACGCGGGTGCACAAGCTGTCGGCGTTGCGAGTGGCACGGTCGAAATCAAGAACAGCGCCATTACAAACGGCTCGCGTGCCATCGAAGGAACGTCGGGCAACGCGAAATCGATCATCGTAACCAATACGCTGCTCAAGGCGAATCGGGGTGACCGCGGTGCGGCACTGCTTCCTGGAGCGAACACGACGGTGACGCTTACGGGTTGCACGATCAACGACAACGTTGGCACGTCCGGTGGAGGCTACGCTGGCGGCGCCATCTCGGTTGACCAGATGAGCAACGTGGTGCTGACGGTGAAGCAATGCTACTTCGAAGGTAATCAAGCTCCGATGGCCGGAACGTTCGGTGGATGCGGCGGCGCGATCGCGGTGTATCACAGCGATCAATGCAAGCTGACGGTCGTCGACTCGTACTTCAAGGGCAACATGGCAACGGCAAACCAGACCGTGCGCAACGACGGCGGTGCCATTTCCGTCTTCATGAACGCAGCCGAACGTTCCGCCGAAGCTACCATAGACAACTGCGTGTTCGAGGGCAACATCGCCAACGACGACGGTGGCGCTCTTCTGATCGAGGGCGTGTCGAGCGGTTCTGCGTCCATCAATGTGAATGCGACGATCCGCAACTCGACGTTCGTCGAAAACGAAGGCAAGCAGCTTTCCACCGGTGTGGCTGGTGGCGCCGTACAGATTTACAGCAAGGCTCGTGTTGGCTTTGAGAACTGTACGTTTTACAACAACGTTGCAGGCAACGGTGCCGGTGGCGCCATCGGCTTGAGTGGCAGCCTTGCAGGCGGCTTTCTTCCCGTGCGGCCGACCGTGACGGTCGAGAACTGCCTGTTCGCGGAGAACACTGGCACGAAAGGCACCAACGTCAACAACGTAGCCGGTTGGGGCGGTTCGGGCAGCAGTGGCTTTACCAACAGCGGCGGTAACATCGGTTTCGATGCCGGAACCGCGCTTCCCACAGGATTCTCGGCGCAAACGGTGTTTGGAACCGCCGCGCCGACGTTGCAGGTAAACGGTTGCAGCACGCAGGTGGGTCTATCTTCTGACGGAATGGTTTTGCCGAGCTTGTACATCGCTCCCGTTCTCGATTCGACCGCAGGCCTGTATGCCGACGCGGCTGCTACGGCCAACGCGACTGCGCAGGACAAGCGCTACGTTTCCCGCCATGTTACTAAGCCCGATTCGGGTGCGGTCGACATCGGTTGGATCAGGCTCCATCCCAACGGGGGAACCTGGGACAGCGCCGTCGTCGGTGATTACGACACGACGCGTATGGTGTCGGCTTCTGACGGTGCAGGCAGCGAGTACACCTATATCGCATGCGATACGGGCAGCAACATCGCGCTTCCGGGCGATGCCATGTTCTCGGCTGTTCCCACCGACGCGACGCTGCTTGGATGGGGCTCAACTCCCACCACTCAGCCTGGCGACGCCGACTTCCATGCAATCGGCGACTCGGTGCTCGGATGTGAAGGCGATACGTGCAGCGTGTACTATGCGGTGTGGGGTGCTCCCGAGCCTCCCGAGCCCGAGACTAGCCTGAACGTTGCGCGTCTGTACGGCGCGGACCGCTACGGCACCTCGCGCCAGGTTTCCACCTACGAGCGCGAAGCCGCGGACGAGGATATCGTCATCCTCGCATCGGGTAACGATTACCACTTCCCCGATGCGCTGACAGCATCGTCGCTGTCGGGCTATCTGGACAACGCACCGATCGTGCTGACGGATTATTCCTATCTCAAGGAAGACGCTCGTGCGGCGATCGAAGACGAACTGCAAGCGAAGCACGTTATCATCATCGGTGACAAGTACGCAGTGTCCGATGAGGTTGCTGCTCAAGTTGCCGCGCTTTCGACGGTCGAGATCGTCGATCGCATCGGTGGTGTCGATCGTCAGGAAACGGCTGAATTCATCTTCGAGGAGATTCAAGGCAGCGCATCCAAAACGGCGATTATCGCGCGGTGCAACGACTTCCCGGATTCGCTGACCATCTCGCCGTACGCCGCAGTAACCTTAAGCCCGATCTTCCTCACCGAGTTCGGCTTGGATACCCTGACCGATGAAACAAAAGCAGCCCTTGCTGCCGGCGGGTTCGAGCGTATCCTCGTGCTCGGCGACGAGTATGCGGTATCTGCGAATGCCCAGGAAGAGGCGCGCGTGGCTGCTGGGCTGTCCGACAGCCAGGTTATCCGCATTGGCGGAGACCATCGCTACGAGACGGCAAGCATGATCGCGGAATGGACCACTTCGTCTGACCGCGAAGCGTCCGAGCAGCTCAATTGGGAGAAACCGGCGATTGCCCGCGGCGATCTCCATCCCGATTCGCTGACCGGTGGCGCTCTGCAGGGACGCGATCGTTCGGTCATCCTGCTCACCCCGACCAACGAGGTTGGCCCCGAGGCGCATCCGCTTATTGCGGCGCAGGACGGTACCGTCACCGAGATCCGCTTCTTCGGCGACGAATACGCTATTGCGCATCATGTCATCAAGGGCTTCGTGAACGCCCTCACGTACGACACGATTGTGTGGCGTCCCGATGACAGCGTGCAGATCGATCTGAGCTAA
- a CDS encoding type II toxin-antitoxin system Phd/YefM family antitoxin, with translation MPEVKPITELQRNSAALVDEAMSTKEPIYLTRHGRSVVVMVDAEAYDKQMDLQKRIFDREMRVLDGIMRGREEIARGEGIPLEEVLADADKRWSL, from the coding sequence ATGCCTGAGGTTAAACCGATTACCGAACTGCAACGCAACTCCGCAGCACTCGTCGACGAAGCGATGTCAACAAAGGAACCGATTTATCTTACGCGTCACGGTCGATCGGTTGTCGTAATGGTGGATGCCGAAGCCTACGATAAGCAAATGGATCTGCAGAAGCGCATTTTCGATCGCGAAATGCGCGTACTAGACGGTATCATGAGAGGGCGCGAGGAGATAGCGAGAGGGGAAGGCATTCCGCTCGAAGAAGTACTCGCGGATGCAGACAAACGCTGGAGTCTTTGA
- a CDS encoding AEC family transporter, producing MSFESIESQMVILFVGIVLGYVARKTRIMNDRFDAQFSKLLLNVTLPCLIISSVLMNDNLPDAGTVGMIFLLSCASYAIILAIAFAVPFVLRFPKDKRGTYSFMIAFGNVGFIGFPVLSSIFGDGAILYAAIFNIPFNVLVFTVGVFMISEREGTVKERLADAAKHIVSPTLLACFAAMALALMRITESGIIGQSLEVVGQMTTPAALLIIGSALAKMPIREMVSSARPYIASVFRLAVVPVAVFFIFRMFVSDPMLLGTIVITSGMPVATNGTLLCLQYGGDLKTMTKGTFISTVMSLITIPLVAMMLVYL from the coding sequence GTGAGCTTCGAATCGATCGAATCGCAGATGGTCATTCTCTTTGTGGGCATCGTGCTCGGGTACGTTGCGCGCAAAACGCGCATCATGAACGATCGTTTCGACGCGCAGTTTTCGAAGCTCTTGCTCAACGTAACGCTGCCCTGCCTCATCATCTCGTCGGTCCTTATGAACGACAACCTGCCCGATGCGGGCACAGTCGGCATGATTTTTCTGCTCTCCTGCGCAAGCTACGCCATCATCTTGGCGATCGCTTTTGCCGTACCGTTTGTCCTGCGCTTCCCTAAAGACAAGCGAGGAACGTACAGCTTCATGATCGCGTTCGGCAACGTGGGCTTCATCGGATTCCCCGTGCTCTCCTCCATCTTCGGCGACGGGGCAATCCTCTACGCCGCCATCTTCAACATCCCGTTCAACGTGCTTGTATTCACCGTGGGCGTGTTCATGATCTCGGAGCGGGAAGGCACCGTGAAGGAGCGGCTCGCCGATGCCGCGAAGCACATAGTGAGCCCCACCCTGCTCGCCTGCTTCGCAGCCATGGCGCTCGCGCTCATGCGCATCACCGAATCGGGCATCATCGGGCAGTCGCTCGAGGTCGTGGGGCAGATGACCACCCCGGCGGCGCTCCTCATCATCGGCTCGGCGCTTGCGAAGATGCCGATCCGCGAGATGGTATCGAGCGCGCGGCCCTACATCGCCTCGGTGTTCAGGCTCGCCGTCGTGCCCGTTGCCGTCTTCTTCATCTTCCGCATGTTCGTGAGCGACCCGATGCTTCTCGGCACCATCGTCATCACCTCGGGCATGCCCGTCGCCACGAACGGCACGCTTTTGTGCCTCCAATACGGCGGCGACCTCAAAACCATGACGAAGGGAACGTTCATCTCGACCGTCATGTCGCTCATCACCATCCCGCTCGTCGCCATGATGCTCGTGTACCTCTAA
- a CDS encoding TetR/AcrR family transcriptional regulator has protein sequence MDSERDCKSEGLRERKRRQTREAIERAAITLVGERGYAAVTVDDICARVGISQGTFFNYFPTKDAAIVGMGIFSLNDEAVFVALDRYMPATLFHAVLSLFLDIVRGFDWEGDIAKLRIELVKETPELMKLFLNNSFEYVDAFRASVAAYLAQHDELRACTDTLDAADEASAVVSHALEAAKFALYQATKRQGSALMSASEVEAVLRSLLGR, from the coding sequence GTGGATTCGGAACGCGACTGCAAGAGCGAGGGATTGAGGGAGCGCAAGCGCCGTCAGACGCGCGAAGCCATCGAACGCGCTGCCATCACGCTTGTCGGGGAGCGCGGCTATGCTGCGGTTACGGTTGATGATATCTGCGCTCGCGTTGGCATATCCCAAGGAACGTTCTTCAACTATTTTCCTACGAAGGATGCAGCCATCGTGGGCATGGGGATCTTCAGCCTCAACGACGAGGCGGTGTTCGTTGCGCTCGACCGATATATGCCGGCGACGCTCTTCCACGCGGTGCTGAGCCTGTTTCTCGACATCGTGCGCGGGTTCGATTGGGAGGGCGACATTGCGAAGCTACGCATCGAACTCGTTAAGGAAACTCCTGAGCTCATGAAGCTTTTCCTCAACAACAGCTTCGAGTACGTCGACGCCTTTCGCGCGAGCGTTGCGGCATATCTTGCGCAGCACGACGAGTTGCGCGCCTGCACCGATACGCTCGATGCAGCAGACGAGGCGAGCGCCGTGGTTTCCCATGCGCTTGAGGCGGCGAAATTCGCCCTGTATCAGGCAACGAAGCGACAAGGATCGGCTTTGATGAGTGCAAGCGAGGTGGAAGCGGTGCTTCGATCCCTGCTTGGGCGATAA
- a CDS encoding twin-arginine translocase TatA/TatE family subunit, producing MKLFGLGIPELVLILVVVLLIFGPKNLPKLGGMLGRSVKKLRARTDEKFDDETDADDAETKAQPA from the coding sequence ATGAAACTGTTCGGACTGGGCATACCTGAGCTTGTGCTGATCTTAGTGGTAGTGCTGCTTATCTTCGGACCGAAGAACCTTCCCAAACTTGGGGGAATGCTCGGCCGTTCGGTTAAGAAACTGCGCGCCCGTACTGACGAGAAGTTCGATGACGAAACCGATGCAGACGATGCGGAAACGAAAGCGCAGCCTGCGTAA
- a CDS encoding ABC transporter ATP-binding protein: MTPMLTRLLMMDRVRLSFKQKLVLNDLTFEIRRGETFGFLGPSGAGKTTTIKLLTRQLSKDSGTIELFSRPIENAHDADYERIGILSDTSSLYERMSIEDNLKFYASIRGMSDASIPGLLERVRLYDDRKTLIKKCSKGMRQRATLLAALIHDPELLFLDEPTSGLDPAARLEVHRMLKDLHDRGTTIFLTTHDMSEAEALCDRVGILDNGHLVACDTPMELKMRFAENRIMMVMDDAVAIETTKDAAGAAIIAEALESGKVLSIHSEEPSLNDVFLRLTGKEFE; this comes from the coding sequence ATGACGCCCATGCTCACCCGGCTGCTCATGATGGACCGCGTGCGCCTCTCGTTCAAGCAGAAGCTCGTGCTGAACGACCTCACGTTCGAAATCAGGCGCGGCGAGACGTTCGGCTTCCTCGGACCCTCGGGTGCGGGAAAGACCACGACCATCAAGCTGCTCACCCGCCAGCTCAGCAAAGATTCGGGAACGATCGAGCTGTTCAGCCGCCCCATCGAAAACGCCCACGACGCCGATTACGAGCGCATCGGCATCCTCTCGGACACAAGCAGCCTCTACGAGCGCATGTCCATCGAGGACAACCTGAAGTTCTACGCGAGCATCCGCGGCATGTCCGATGCGAGCATTCCCGGGCTGCTCGAGCGCGTCCGCCTGTACGACGATCGCAAGACGCTCATCAAGAAATGCTCGAAGGGCATGCGCCAGCGTGCGACGCTGCTTGCGGCGCTCATCCACGATCCGGAGCTCTTGTTCCTCGACGAGCCGACAAGCGGGCTCGATCCGGCGGCGCGCCTCGAGGTGCACCGCATGCTCAAAGATCTTCACGACCGCGGCACGACCATCTTCCTCACCACGCACGATATGTCCGAAGCCGAGGCGCTGTGCGACCGCGTGGGCATTCTCGACAACGGGCACCTCGTTGCGTGCGATACTCCCATGGAGCTCAAGATGCGCTTCGCCGAGAATAGAATCATGATGGTGATGGACGATGCGGTGGCGATCGAGACTACCAAAGACGCCGCGGGAGCCGCTATCATTGCAGAGGCGCTCGAAAGCGGCAAGGTTTTGTCGATCCACTCGGAGGAGCCGAGCTTGAACGATGTGTTTCTCCGCCTGACCGGAAAGGAATTCGAATAA
- a CDS encoding RNA polymerase sigma factor, translating into MDETNVVRAGSWTPPVAQLKSTRVRARTDEREYVQACCIDIERAVEQWGDTVLRLARCRCNNAADAEDVVQNVFMKLCQSTKPIKDDEHLKAWLLRVTLTCCADVHRSPWKSRRASEGETAQAFEGAAVDREDVAFCDSEEATTAESVHAAVAALPEKQRVAVHLYYFEDYSTNEIAQITEENPATVRSHLHRARAALKLTMGGTDE; encoded by the coding sequence ATGGATGAAACGAACGTGGTCCGCGCAGGGTCGTGGACACCACCCGTCGCTCAGCTCAAAAGCACGCGGGTTCGCGCGCGGACAGACGAAAGGGAATACGTGCAAGCATGCTGCATCGACATCGAGCGCGCCGTCGAACAATGGGGCGATACCGTGCTGCGCCTTGCCCGGTGCCGGTGCAACAACGCCGCGGATGCCGAGGACGTCGTGCAGAACGTGTTCATGAAGCTGTGCCAAAGCACCAAGCCCATCAAAGACGACGAGCATCTGAAAGCGTGGCTTCTGCGCGTCACGCTCACCTGCTGCGCCGACGTGCACCGCAGTCCGTGGAAGAGCCGCCGCGCGTCGGAGGGAGAAACCGCGCAGGCCTTCGAGGGCGCTGCGGTCGATCGCGAGGACGTGGCGTTTTGCGACTCCGAAGAGGCGACGACTGCCGAGTCGGTGCATGCGGCGGTTGCGGCGCTGCCCGAGAAGCAACGCGTTGCCGTGCATCTGTACTACTTCGAGGACTATTCGACCAACGAGATCGCGCAGATAACCGAAGAGAATCCCGCCACGGTGCGCTCGCATCTTCACCGTGCGCGGGCTGCGCTTAAGCTGACGATGGGAGGCACCGATGAATGA
- a CDS encoding ABC transporter permease, giving the protein MNAALRKIGALSVKDAKDVFRNPAIAVCALMPIGFMLLYRYVMLANIASQEHAIVDSFLLGTAPCFTVGMVSAMTIIYALSEEKEKHTLRTLMLANVSGSQVMAAKVLVSLVVIALVDLVCFLVIGLDVSLVVPYLAIAIVGSASTVLFSLVLGLVSRDMVSSGVYALPVLVIALLPMFGMFSDGFRMVASYSPCGGMYDLLGLLYEGRLFTPDAIMPLVSMFAWIVICAVAFVLAFKKLGKDN; this is encoded by the coding sequence ATGAACGCTGCACTTCGCAAAATCGGCGCCTTGTCGGTCAAGGACGCCAAAGACGTTTTCAGGAATCCCGCCATCGCCGTGTGCGCCCTCATGCCGATCGGCTTCATGCTCTTGTACCGCTACGTTATGCTCGCCAACATTGCGAGCCAGGAGCACGCGATCGTCGACAGTTTCCTGCTCGGCACGGCTCCGTGCTTCACGGTGGGCATGGTCAGCGCGATGACCATCATATACGCGCTTTCGGAAGAGAAGGAGAAGCACACGCTGCGCACTCTCATGCTCGCCAACGTGAGCGGCAGCCAGGTCATGGCGGCCAAGGTGCTCGTCTCGCTCGTGGTGATCGCGCTTGTCGATCTGGTCTGCTTCCTGGTTATCGGCCTCGATGTTTCGCTCGTGGTGCCGTATTTGGCAATCGCCATCGTCGGCTCGGCATCGACCGTGCTGTTTTCCCTGGTGCTCGGCCTCGTGTCGCGCGACATGGTGAGCTCGGGCGTGTACGCGCTCCCGGTCCTTGTAATCGCCCTTTTGCCCATGTTCGGCATGTTCAGCGACGGTTTCCGGATGGTTGCGAGCTATTCTCCCTGCGGCGGCATGTACGATCTTCTGGGCCTGTTGTACGAGGGAAGGCTGTTCACGCCCGATGCGATCATGCCGCTCGTGTCGATGTTCGCATGGATCGTCATCTGCGCCGTGGCGTTCGTGCTGGCATTCAAAAAGCTCGGGAAGGATAACTAG